The following proteins are encoded in a genomic region of Triticum dicoccoides isolate Atlit2015 ecotype Zavitan chromosome 1B, WEW_v2.0, whole genome shotgun sequence:
- the LOC119349042 gene encoding uncharacterized protein LOC119349042 — protein sequence MDMSGDTYHYQPPGMEEDGVGRAEQVPTAAALALSAKKLWRMVRAVHLVLVRGLDKHQPKLAALGVNLHHMLSSSKRHHNHLPSARDQDPAFTTYLSAALSCRSMDPGAAVHPYPRGRGAHGGRGSASSLSSTLSCRSMDPGAAVYQQYQYRPREVEFSCSSPPVHRRRRRAHRHRGQSLLPQQQHGDLPEYTSAPAVKTLFELMDDVEEGEEGNVEGATVPRAAGRGPAARQVRITDSPFAARAEDDEEGRKGVVDRRADEFIVWFHDQLRMQQQQQRPAARDRSTHRVR from the coding sequence ATGGACATGAGCGGGGATACGTACCACTATCAGCCGCCGGGGATGGAGGAGGATGGTGTCGGCCGTGCCGAGCAGGTCCCGACGGCCGCCGCGCTGGCGCTGAGCGCCAAGAAGTTGTGGCGCATGGTGCGCGCCGTGCACCTCGTGCTCGTCAGGGGCCTCGACAAGCACCAGCCCAAGCTCGCGGCGCTCGGCGTGAACCTGCACCACATGCTGTCATCGTCCAAGCGCCATCACAACCACCTGCCGTCGGCGCGGGACCAGGACCCGGCGTTCACGACGTACCTGTCGGCGGCGCTCTCCTGCCGGTCCATGGACCCGGGCGCCGCGGTGCACCCGTACCCGCGCGGCCGCGGGGCGCACGGTGGCAGGGGCAGCGCGTCCTCGCTCTCGTCGACGCTGTCGTGCCGGTCCATGGACCCCGGCGCCGCCGTGTACCAGCAGTACCAGTACCGACCCCGCGAGGTAGAGTTCAGCTGCAGCAGCCCGCCGGTGCAcaggcgccgccgccgcgcgcacCGGCACCGGGGCCAGAGCCTGCTCCCGCAGCAGCAGCACGGCGACCTTCCGGAGTACACCTCGGCTCCTGCCGTGAAGACGCTGTTCGAGCTGATGGACgacgtggaggagggggaggagggcaaCGTGGAGGGCGCGACAGTGCCCAGGGCTGCCGGGCGCGGCCCGGCGGCGCGGCAGGTGCGGATCACGGACTCACCGTTCGCGGCGAGGGCGGAGGACGACGAGGAAGGGCGCAAGGGCGTGGTCGACCGGCGCGCCGACGAGTTCATCGTGTGGTTCCACGACCAGCTGcgcatgcagcagcagcagcagcgccccGCCGCCAGGGATCGCTCCACGCACCGGGTTAGATAG